A stretch of the Arvicola amphibius chromosome 8, mArvAmp1.2, whole genome shotgun sequence genome encodes the following:
- the LOC119821859 gene encoding carcinoembryonic antigen-related cell adhesion molecule 1-like — MELSSTPLHKGQLAWRGLLLAASLLIIWSSPTMAQVTVEAVPPHVAEGANVLLLVHNLPETLRVFYWYKGENTDNSNENEIARFITSDNVNKTGPACSGRETIYPNGSLLFQNVTQNDTGAYTLQMLTQSYDNMKVSVKFHVHPPLPKPSITSNNSNPMEGEDSVALMCEPETENTTYLWRRNGQSLSEGDRLKLSEGNRTLTLLSVVRNDTGPYECETRNPVSISRSDPFTLNITYGPDVPNISPSNIHFHLRTNLSLSCQAASNPPALYSWFVNGELLSSSQELLIPNITTNNSGSYTCLVYNSVTGLNKTAVKNVTVFGKWISEMSATVTTPSIQVSSTTVKELDSVSLNCSSNDTGISIHWLFNSQSLVLTDRMKLSLDNSTLSIDPVWRKDSGKYQCEVSNPVSSERSDPIQLDIIEPVTKPSIHVGNTTVKELDSVSLNCSSNDTGISIHWLFNGQNLELTDRMKLSLDNSTLSIDPVRREDSGVYQCEVSNPVSSERSDPIQLNIISE; from the exons atggagctcTCCTCAACCCCTCTCCACaaaggccagctagcctggagggGACTCTTGCTGGCAG CCTCACTTTTGATCATCTGGAGCTCTCCCACCATGGCCCAAGTCACTGTGGAAGCAGTTCCACCCCATGTTGCTGAAGGGGCGAATGTTCTTCTACTTGTCCACAATCTGCCAGAGACACTCCGAGTCTTTTACTGGTACAAGGGAGAAAATACAGAcaacagtaatgaaaatgaaattgcGCGATTTATAACGTCAGATAATGTAAATAAAACAGGGCCTGCATGCAGTGGCAGAGAGACAATATACCCCAATGgatccctgctcttccagaacgtCACTCAAAATGACACCGGAGCCTACACGTTGCAAATGCTAACGCAAAGCTATGATAATATGAAAGTATCCGTGAAGTTCCATGTCCACC CACCGCTACCCAAGCCCAGCATCACAAGCAACAATTCCAATCCCATGGAGGGTGAGGACTCAGTAGCATTAATGTGTGAACCTGAGACTGAGAATACAACCTACCTGTGGAGGAGAAATGGCCAGAGCCTCTCAGAAGGTGACAGGCTGAAGCTGTCTGAGGGCAACAGGACTCTCACTTTACTCAGTGTTGTGAGGAATGACACAGGACCCTATGAGTGTGAAACCCGGAACCCAGTGAGCATCTCCCGAAGTGACCCATTCACTCTGAACATTACCT ATGGTCCAGATGTCCCGAACATATCCCCCtcaaatattcattttcatttaaggaCAAACCTCAGCCTCTCCTGTCAAGCAGCCTCTAACCCACCCGCACTGTACTCTTGGTTTGTCAATGGAGAGCTCCTGTCATCCTCCCAAGAGCTCCTTATCCCCAACATCACTACTAATAATAGTGGATCCTATACCTGCTTGGTCTATAACTCTGTCACTGGCCTCAATAAGACTGCAGTCAAGAACGTTACAGTCTTtggtaagtggatctctgaaaTGTCAGCGACAG TGACTACACCCTCCATCCAAGTCAGCAGCACCACAGTCAAAGAACTGGACTCTGTCTCCCTGAACTGCTCCTCAAATGACACTGGGATCTCCATCCATTGGCTCTTCAATAGCCAGAGTCTGGTGCTCACGGACAGAATGAAGCTGTCCCTGGACAACAGCACCCTCAGCATAGACCCTGTCTGGAGGAAGGATTCCGGGAAGTATCAGTGTGAGGTCTCCAATCCAGTCAGTTCTGAGAGGAGTGACCCCATCCAGCTGGACATAATAG AGCCAGTGACAAAACCCTCCATCCACGTTGGCAACACAACAGTCAAAGAACTTGACTCTGTGTCCCTGAACTGCTCCTCAAATGACACCGGGATCTCCATCCATTGGCTCTTCAATGGTcagaatctggagctcactgacagAATGAAGCTGTCTCTGGACAACAGCACCCTCAGCATAGACCCTGTCAGGAGGGAGGATTCTGGGGTATATCAGTGTGAGGTGTCCAATCCAGTCAGTTCTGAGAGGAGTGACCCCATCCAGCTGAACATAATAAGTGAGtga